One genomic region from Gadus morhua chromosome 9, gadMor3.0, whole genome shotgun sequence encodes:
- the ric8b gene encoding chaperone Ric-8B isoform X2 yields the protein MDLKEILSRLEIGNEVEIVKVLLQYNQENSQTFTFDKNEENLQIKVCRSLLTALGTQEGPCCQRASLETLRILSRDKRALDPVATREGLLVLAGLAQLPSAQDGADPADSLQEDTLTPEQESVVVEALKCLCNVVYNSPAAQQVCADLKLAHSLCTHLRSRCGRHAVGLFSLRLLFLLTALRPDVRASLQSQLPAVRLLREVLERTLQVRWVGPYEAGAPEPEAAPLPTEDNERAMEALKAMFNLTLTDPAEEDGQHQVRLIIGVMRHLLLLRTETEEKTEEAHSHAVNLLSNLPAACLDVLIDVPVQGGQEQYGGNNMAAVQVLLDFLEKRIDKGSNYKEGLTPVLSLLTEGSRRHRHIRRFIKAQVLPPLKEAKVRPEIGTTIRNKLVRLMTHVDMGVKQGAAEFLFVLCKESVDNLLKYTGYGNAAGHLVAKGLLAGGRGETKYSDDEDSDTEEYKSVKPLINPITGHVEEPMPNPMEEMTEEQKEYEAQKMVIMLDELIRKGVIQPMGVRKDCTVAPLEETLRQHTHESSGSDTD from the exons ATGGACTTGAAGGAGATCCTGTCACGACTTGAAATCGGCAACGAAGTGGAGATCGTGAAGGTTCTGCTCCAGTATAATCAAGAG AATAGTCAAACTTTTACATTTGACAAAAATGAAGAAAACCTTCAAATT AAGGTGTGTCGGAGTCTGTTGACGGCACTAGGAACCCAAGAGGGGCCGTGCTGCCAGAGGGCCTCCTTGGAGACCCTCCGCATCCTGTCCAGGGACAAGCGGGCTCTGGATCCCGTGGCCACCAGGGAGGGCCTGCTGGTCTTGGCCGGTCTGGCCCAGCTGCCCTCCGCCCAGGACGGCGCTGACCCAGCCGACAGTCTTCAGGAAGACACCCTGACGCCGGAGCAGGAGAGTGTGGTGGTTGAGGCGCTCAAGTGCCTGTGTAACGTGGTGTACAACAGCCCCGCAGCGCAGCAGGTCTGCGCCGACCTGAAGCTGGCACACAGTTTGTGCACGCACCTGCGCAGCCGCTGTGGCCGGCATGCGGTCGGCCTGTTCTCGCtgcgcctcctcttcctgctgacGGCGCTGCGGCCTGACGTGAGGGCCAGCCTGCAGAGCCAGCTGCCCGCCGTGCGGCTGCTCCGGGAGGTCCTCGAGCGCACGCTACAGGTGCGCTGGGTCGGGCCGTACGAGGCCGGGGCCCCGGAGCCAGAGGCCGCACCCCTTCCCACTGAGGACAATGAGCGAGCCATGGAGGCCCTGAAGGCCATGTTCAACCTCACCTTGACGGACCCCGCTGAAGAG GATGGGCAGCACCAGGTCCGCCTGATCATCGGCGTCATGAGGCACCTCCTGCTGCTGAGGACAGAGACGGAGGAGAAGACGGAGGAGGCTCACAG CCATGCAGTGAATCTTCTGAGCAACCTGCCCGCCGCCTGTCTGGACGTGCTGATCGATGTTCCTGTTCAGGGAGGCCAGGAGCAGTACGGTGgaaacaacatggccgccgtcCAAGTGCTCCTGGATTTCTTGGAGAAGCGGATCGACAAG GGGTCCAACTATAAGGAGGGCCTGACGCCGGTTCTCAGCCTGCTGACCGAGGGCTCCCGGCGCCACAGACACATCCGCAGGTTCATTAAGGCCCAG GTGCTCCCCCCGCTGAAGGAGGCCAAGGTGCGGCCGGAGATCGGCACCACGATCCGGAACAAGCTGGTGCGCCTGATGACCCACGTGGACATGGGCGTGAAGCAGGGGGCCGCCGAGTTCCTCTTCGTCCTCTGCAAGGAGAGCG TGGACAACCTGTTAAAGTACACCGGCTACGGCAACGCGGCTGGACACCTGGTGGCCAAAGGCCTGCTGGCCGGGGGGCGTGGAGAGACCAAGTACTCTGACGACGAGGACAGCGACACAGAGGAGTACAAAAGTGTTAAACCCTT AATCAACCCCATCACCGGACATGTCGAGGAGCCCATGCCTAACCCCATGGAGGAGATgacggaggagcagaaggagtaCGAGGCCCAGAAGATGGTCATCATGTTGGACGAGCTGATCAG GAAGGGGGTGATCCAGCCCATGGGGGTCAGGAAGGACTGCACCGTGGCCCCCCTGGAGGAGACCCTGCGCCAGCACACCCACGAGAGCTCCGGCTCTGACACAGActag
- the ric8b gene encoding chaperone Ric-8B isoform X1: MDLKEILSRLEIGNEVEIVKVLLQYNQENSQTFTFDKNEENLQIKVCRSLLTALGTQEGPCCQRASLETLRILSRDKRALDPVATREGLLVLAGLAQLPSAQDGADPADSLQEDTLTPEQESVVVEALKCLCNVVYNSPAAQQVCADLKLAHSLCTHLRSRCGRHAVGLFSLRLLFLLTALRPDVRASLQSQLPAVRLLREVLERTLQVRWVGPYEAGAPEPEAAPLPTEDNERAMEALKAMFNLTLTDPAEEDGQHQVRLIIGVMRHLLLLRTETEEKTEEAHSHAVNLLSNLPAACLDVLIDVPVQGGQEQYGGNNMAAVQVLLDFLEKRIDKQGSNYKEGLTPVLSLLTEGSRRHRHIRRFIKAQVLPPLKEAKVRPEIGTTIRNKLVRLMTHVDMGVKQGAAEFLFVLCKESVDNLLKYTGYGNAAGHLVAKGLLAGGRGETKYSDDEDSDTEEYKSVKPLINPITGHVEEPMPNPMEEMTEEQKEYEAQKMVIMLDELIRKGVIQPMGVRKDCTVAPLEETLRQHTHESSGSDTD, from the exons ATGGACTTGAAGGAGATCCTGTCACGACTTGAAATCGGCAACGAAGTGGAGATCGTGAAGGTTCTGCTCCAGTATAATCAAGAG AATAGTCAAACTTTTACATTTGACAAAAATGAAGAAAACCTTCAAATT AAGGTGTGTCGGAGTCTGTTGACGGCACTAGGAACCCAAGAGGGGCCGTGCTGCCAGAGGGCCTCCTTGGAGACCCTCCGCATCCTGTCCAGGGACAAGCGGGCTCTGGATCCCGTGGCCACCAGGGAGGGCCTGCTGGTCTTGGCCGGTCTGGCCCAGCTGCCCTCCGCCCAGGACGGCGCTGACCCAGCCGACAGTCTTCAGGAAGACACCCTGACGCCGGAGCAGGAGAGTGTGGTGGTTGAGGCGCTCAAGTGCCTGTGTAACGTGGTGTACAACAGCCCCGCAGCGCAGCAGGTCTGCGCCGACCTGAAGCTGGCACACAGTTTGTGCACGCACCTGCGCAGCCGCTGTGGCCGGCATGCGGTCGGCCTGTTCTCGCtgcgcctcctcttcctgctgacGGCGCTGCGGCCTGACGTGAGGGCCAGCCTGCAGAGCCAGCTGCCCGCCGTGCGGCTGCTCCGGGAGGTCCTCGAGCGCACGCTACAGGTGCGCTGGGTCGGGCCGTACGAGGCCGGGGCCCCGGAGCCAGAGGCCGCACCCCTTCCCACTGAGGACAATGAGCGAGCCATGGAGGCCCTGAAGGCCATGTTCAACCTCACCTTGACGGACCCCGCTGAAGAG GATGGGCAGCACCAGGTCCGCCTGATCATCGGCGTCATGAGGCACCTCCTGCTGCTGAGGACAGAGACGGAGGAGAAGACGGAGGAGGCTCACAG CCATGCAGTGAATCTTCTGAGCAACCTGCCCGCCGCCTGTCTGGACGTGCTGATCGATGTTCCTGTTCAGGGAGGCCAGGAGCAGTACGGTGgaaacaacatggccgccgtcCAAGTGCTCCTGGATTTCTTGGAGAAGCGGATCGACAAG CAGGGGTCCAACTATAAGGAGGGCCTGACGCCGGTTCTCAGCCTGCTGACCGAGGGCTCCCGGCGCCACAGACACATCCGCAGGTTCATTAAGGCCCAG GTGCTCCCCCCGCTGAAGGAGGCCAAGGTGCGGCCGGAGATCGGCACCACGATCCGGAACAAGCTGGTGCGCCTGATGACCCACGTGGACATGGGCGTGAAGCAGGGGGCCGCCGAGTTCCTCTTCGTCCTCTGCAAGGAGAGCG TGGACAACCTGTTAAAGTACACCGGCTACGGCAACGCGGCTGGACACCTGGTGGCCAAAGGCCTGCTGGCCGGGGGGCGTGGAGAGACCAAGTACTCTGACGACGAGGACAGCGACACAGAGGAGTACAAAAGTGTTAAACCCTT AATCAACCCCATCACCGGACATGTCGAGGAGCCCATGCCTAACCCCATGGAGGAGATgacggaggagcagaaggagtaCGAGGCCCAGAAGATGGTCATCATGTTGGACGAGCTGATCAG GAAGGGGGTGATCCAGCCCATGGGGGTCAGGAAGGACTGCACCGTGGCCCCCCTGGAGGAGACCCTGCGCCAGCACACCCACGAGAGCTCCGGCTCTGACACAGActag